CCTTACCATTGATGACGTAGCTTGCCGTGGTTCGTGAGACGCCGGCTAGCCGGGCGATTTCATCCAGTTTCACAATTGCCCCTTAAATTGATGTACTCCATAACCTTTTTAGGGATATAGGTTAAAACCCTTAACATCTAAGCGCAGAATACTCAGTCCGGCAACCGCTTTCGTGTCTGGTTCCGGCGGATTTCGCAAAAAAAAGCCCGGCGTAGAACACCGGGCCTGTAAATATGGAAGGTTATTCTATTCAGCGCATGATTTTATCGCCGCGCGACAACCCCACCACACCGGAGCGCGCAACTTCAACAATCTTCGCCACATCACGAATCGTGGCTAAAAACGCATCCAGCTTGTCACTGGTGCCCGCGAGCTGAACCGTGTAAATCGACGGCGTAACATCAATGATCTGTCCGCGGAAGATCTCAGCGTTGCGTTTCACCTCTTCGCGACCGTAGCCGCTGGCCTGAATCTTCACCAGCATGATTTCACGCTCAACATATGCCCCCTGCCCCAGCTCGTTCACACGTAACACATCGACCAGCTTGTGCAGTTGCTTTTCGATCTGCTCCAGAACCTTTTGATCGCCGACAGTCTGGATCGTCATCCGCGATAAGGTGGGATCGTCAGTCGGCGCAACGGTCAGGCTTTCTATGTTGTAACCGCGCTGAGAGAACAGGCCAATCACGCGCGATAACGCGCCCGATTCATTTTCCAGTAGTACAGACAGTATCCGGCGCATAATCAGGTTCTCTCCGTTTTGCTTAACCACATCTCATCCATGCCGCCGCCGCGGATCTGCATCGGATAAACGTGTTCACTACCATCAACGGTAACGTCAACAAACACCAGGCGATTGTTTTTCACCTGCTCCAGCGCTTCCGCCAGCTTCGCCTCCAGCTCATCCGGACGCGTAATACGGATTCCCACATGGCCATAAGCTTCTGCCAGGCGCGCAAAATCAGGCAGCGACTCCATATAAGATTGTGAATGGCGGCCGGAATAGATCATGTCCTGCCACTGCTTCACCATCCCCAGATAGCGGTTATTGAGGTTCAATACCAACACCGGCAGTTCATACTGCAAGGCCGTAGAGAGTTCCTGAATGTTCATCTGGATACTGCCATCGCCGGTCACGCAGATAACCGTCTCCTCGGGCAGTGCCATCTTCACGCCGAGCGCGGCGGGTAAACCAAAACCCATCGTGCCCAGCCCACCGGAGTTGATCCAGCGGCGCGGTTTATCAAAACGGTAATAGAGTGCGGCAAACATCTGATGCTGGCCAACATCGGAAGTAACGTAAGCGTCGCCATTCGTCAAACGCCAGATAGCTTCAATCACTGCCTGCGGTTTGATCTTTTCACTCTGGGTGTCATATTTCAGGCACTGACGCGCGCGCCACTGTTCAATGCGCAACCACCAGTCACGGATCTCATCCAGCGGCTGCGGCTGCTCTTCCTGCTCCAGCAGTTCGAGCATCTGTTCCAGAACCAGCCGCGCATCGCCGACAATTGGCACATCCGCCTGTACGGTCTTGGAAATGGAGGTGGGGTCGATATCGATATGCAGAACCGTCGCATCCGGACAGTACTTCGCCAGGTTATTGGTAGTGCGATCGTCAAAACGCACGCCAACCGCGAAAATGACATCGGAGTGGTGCATCGTCATATTGGCTTCGTAAGTCCCGTGCATGCCCAGCATACCCAGCGCCTGTCGATGCGACGCCGGAAACGCGCCCAGCCCCATCAAGGAAGAGACCACGGGCAAATTCAATTTTTCGGCCAAC
The Kosakonia oryzae genome window above contains:
- the ilvN gene encoding acetolactate synthase small subunit, with translation MRRILSVLLENESGALSRVIGLFSQRGYNIESLTVAPTDDPTLSRMTIQTVGDQKVLEQIEKQLHKLVDVLRVNELGQGAYVEREIMLVKIQASGYGREEVKRNAEIFRGQIIDVTPSIYTVQLAGTSDKLDAFLATIRDVAKIVEVARSGVVGLSRGDKIMR
- the ilvI gene encoding acetolactate synthase 3 large subunit, coding for MEMLSGAEMVVRSLIDQGVKKVFGYPGGAVLDIYDALHTVGGIEHVLVRHEQAAVHMADGLARATGEVGVVLVTSGPGATNAITGIATAYMDSIPLVVLSGQVATSLIGYDAFQECDMVGISRPVVKHSFLVKQTEDIPGVLKKAFWLAASGRPGPVVVDLPKDIMNPANKLPYFWPESVSMRSYNPTTQGHKGQIKRALQTLVAAKRPVVYVGGGAINSACEAQLRQLAEKLNLPVVSSLMGLGAFPASHRQALGMLGMHGTYEANMTMHHSDVIFAVGVRFDDRTTNNLAKYCPDATVLHIDIDPTSISKTVQADVPIVGDARLVLEQMLELLEQEEQPQPLDEIRDWWLRIEQWRARQCLKYDTQSEKIKPQAVIEAIWRLTNGDAYVTSDVGQHQMFAALYYRFDKPRRWINSGGLGTMGFGLPAALGVKMALPEETVICVTGDGSIQMNIQELSTALQYELPVLVLNLNNRYLGMVKQWQDMIYSGRHSQSYMESLPDFARLAEAYGHVGIRITRPDELEAKLAEALEQVKNNRLVFVDVTVDGSEHVYPMQIRGGGMDEMWLSKTERT